In the Salvia splendens isolate huo1 unplaced genomic scaffold, SspV2 ctg934, whole genome shotgun sequence genome, one interval contains:
- the LOC121791836 gene encoding protein FAR1-RELATED SEQUENCE 5-like yields MEEVVVVPECSPDLKPVVGQKFQSLEFAFACYEVYARAVGFDTRKQATRKVDDVTTWYQVVCNREGRKKGDEDDQLNARSGFTIKRRKLSKRCGCTASISFRFFSEDCLSGPMLTFKVLKEIVGGFDLVGCTVGDIRNASRDIKAYAQGFDVQMVLDDMAKKKEMSEASTYHYEVNESDQLVALFWCDGLMKQNYHMFGDIVSFDSTYNTNRYCMIFTPFTGKDNHGSPVTFAAGLVCSEKTGAFAWLFRHFVNCMGVAPRMIVTDQDLGMRSAIEEVLVGTRHRWCMWHIMHKLTVKVPNRLLRDDDFKKEFNACVWSDLVEPGEFEEEWNRLVEHHQLEDIDWFNTLYAYRKYWIPAYFRDFPMRSMIRTTSISESEKSFYKNFLKPRANIAEFYLNFNHAIEFQRNSRTALDYRDATDIPILATTLPFEKHASMLFTDSMFKKIQQEIVEGNDRCRVLGFMSGETVDTYKLGDSKRNAYFVHHDKTDDTYSCECKLFGRHGYLCSHIFFLFRNNEVKKIPDKYCDSRWMKTPLAKAVHGELQDPLHTHSSAGDRQTVSKQAILMFYGFLRRFETDIDVLRAFVGGVEELGNSLQTGTPATSAAEKRRMVDEFYGMVRLESIAVHPPDVVKTKGHASSSASRLILKREKAIKGCVKAS; encoded by the exons atggaagaag TGGTTgttgtacctgaatgttctCCCGATCTGAAGCCTGTTGTAGGTCAGAAATTCCAATCCTTGGAATTCGCTTTCGCTTGCTACGAGGTATATGCCCGCGCTGTTGGCTTTGATACGCGCAAACAAGCTACGAGGAAGGTTGATGATGTCACGACGTGGTATCAagttgtatgcaatagggaaggaaggaagaagggtgATGAAGATGACCAGTTGAATGCCCGTTCTGGTTTCACTATCAAGCGTAGAAAGTTATCTAAGCGGTGTGGTTGTACGGCTAGTATATCGTTCAGATTTTTCTCGGAAGATTGCTTGTCAG GACCCATGCTCACATTTAAGGTATTGAAGGAAATTGTTGGTGGGTTTGACCTAGTTGGTTGCACTGTTGGGGATATTAGAAATGCCTCACGGGACATCAAAGCATACGCACAAGGATTTGATGTACAAATGGTGTTGGATGATATGGCTAAGAAGAAGGAGATGTCCGAGGCGTCCACCTATCACTACGAAGTTAACGAATCCGACCAGTTGGTTGCTCTGTTTTGGTGCGACGGTTTGATGAAGCAGAATTACCACATGTTTGGTGATATTGTGTCCTTCGACTCCACGTACAACACAAACAG GTACTGTATGATCTTCACCCCTTTCACTGGAAAGGATAATCATGGTAGTCCTGTGACATTTGCGGCCGGATTGGTGTGCAGCGAGAAAACGGGGGCATTTGCTTGGTTGTTCAgacattttgtaaattgtatgGGTGTAGCACCCAGGATGATTGTGACCGATCAAGATTTGGGTATGCGATCAGCAATTGAAGAGGTCCTAGTTGGCACACGTCACCGTTGGTGTATGTGGCATATAATGCATAAGCTGACTGTCAAGGTACCAAACAGATTGTTGCGGGACGACGATTTCAAAAAGGAATTTAACGCTTGTGTTTGGTCGGACCTAGTTGAGCCGGGCGAATTCGAGGAGGAGTGGAATAGATTGGTCGAACATCATCAGCTAGAGGACATCGACTGGTTCAACACATTGTATGCGTATAGGAAGTACTGGATACCGGCGTATTTCAGGGATTTTCCTATGAGATCGATGATTAGGACTACGTCCATATCTGAATCAGAGAAGAGTTTCTACAAAAATTTTCTGAAGCCCCGAGCTAACATAGCCGAATTCTACTTGAATTTCAACCACGCCATAGAATTCCAGCGGAACAGTAGAACAGCTTTGGACTACCGCGATGCCACTGACATACCCATACTAGCAACGACTCTGCCATTCGAGAAACATGCTTCCATGTTGTTTACCGATAGTATGTTCAAGAAAATACAACAAGAAATTGTGGAGGGTAATGACAGATGTCGTGTGCTGGGTTTTATGTCCGGAGAAACGGTTGACACATACAAGCTTGGCGATAGCAAGCGCAATGCATACTTTGTTCATCATGACAAGACTGATGATACTTACTCGTGCGAATGCAAACTATTTGGTCGGCATGGTTATTTGTGTAGTCATATATTTTTCTTGTTTCGGAACAATGAGGTGAAAAAAATCCCGGATAaatactgtgatagtcgatggATGAAGACTCCCTTAGCCAAGGCTGTACATGGGGAGTTGCAGGATCCCTTGCATACCCATTCCTCCGCTGGCGATAGGCAAACTGTGTCTAAACAGGCGATTTTGATGTTTTATGGTTTTCTTAGACGGTTTGAGACCGACATCGATGTCTTACGTGCATTTGTAGGTGGCGTTGAAGAACTTGGTAACTCTCTTCAAACTGGTACTCCGGCAACCTCAGCTGCTGAGAAGAGGCGTATGGTTGATGAGTTTTATGGAATGGTAAGGCTTGAATCTATTGCGGTTCATCCTCCGGATGTCGTGAAGACGAAGGGCCACGCCAGCAGCTCTGCGAGTCGTCTGATTTtgaagagagagaaggctataAAAGGATGCGTCAAGGCCTCTTAG